From Gossypium raimondii isolate GPD5lz chromosome 11, ASM2569854v1, whole genome shotgun sequence:
aatgagaagaaaaaaattattttagttaaaaatgatatatatttaaaatattttatttttttcttttgattttcaattatacctttcaattttttatcatttcaaatgaaaacGAGTGTAATGAACAATTTTCTGTTAGTCGGAAACGACTCCTTCTCAAAATCTTATcctatttttctcattttttgttaaaagataTTCATTCATCACAGAAAATTACTAAAGATCATCAGGTAAGAGAAACTGTTACCAAAACGGGTAGGTCCCAATAGCAGAAGTTTAATATTGAGCAGCCTGTTCAACAGGTTGGCCGGCATTAAATAAAGCTCCCTTGCAAATAATTGAAGCAGCTAACAGGAAATATtgagatagaaaagaaaaaggaaagggaaaCTATGACACACTTCCTTCTAGTTCATGGTATGTGTCATGGAGCTTGGTGTTGGTACAAGGTTGTGTCGCTGCTCAAATCAGGCGGCCACCGTGTCACTCCCTTGGATCTTGGTGCCTGTGGAATCAATCCCAAGACCATCACTGACCTGGCTTCCTTGTCCGATTATGCGCAGCCATTGATGGAATTAATGGCCTCTTTGCCTGAAGACGAGAAGGTGATATTAGTGGGTCATAGTTATGGAGGGGTTTTCATTTCTTTAGCCATGGAAAGCTTCCCCAAGAAAGTATTGGCCGCTGTTTATGTGGCAGCTTTGATGCCGAATCATGATTATCCTATTGCAACCGGATTAATGGAGGTAAATATATCAACACTGTGTGTTTGTATGTTGTGTTTTAGTTATCTTTTTATCGGGGGTTTAAACTTGGATTAAATGTTTTGTGGAAGCTCTTGAAACGTATTATGGCGGAGCCGCTCTTGGATTTCCAGGTATGGTTTGATGATGGATCAGAAAGTCCACCAACTCGCGCCTTATTTGGACCAAAATACACGGAGACAAAGGTTTACCACCTCTCACCAAAAGAGGTCAGTTTAGCCTCTCAGAAAATTGTGCATTTAgcttgattttgtttttatatttgaaagtttttatttgacTTAAAACGAGTTCAATGatggttttctaattttttgaaattgaattatcaaaatataaatttaaaatagtttaatgaccttatatgtaatttaccctttatttttcaaagttcaaattttatggtattaattttagaaagaaaTTGTATATTGTCAAAATCAAACTAAACGGAGTTCTTGTGATCCTAAtgtcattaaaagaaaaaccagttTGATCTGCATAAATGATTGGTTGTTGAGTGGTGATGTTTTGTTGGAATTTGTAGGATATAGAATTGGGTTTGACGTTGATGAGACAAGGAAAATTATTCCTCAAAGATTTAGCAAACGAATCGCTGCTAAGCAAAGAGAAATTCGGATCCATCCATCGGGTTTATATAGTTTGCAAAGATGATTTGTTGGTGGAAGAAAGTATGCAGAAATGGTACATTGAAAACAGCCCAACAGAGGATGTGAAATTCATAGCTGGTGCGGATCATATGCCCATGTTCTCCAAGCCTCATGAGCTCTGCAAATGCCTCCAAGAAGTTGCTCACCAatataattgataattaaagAATTTATCTTGATAATTTTCTCCGTGTTAATCTGATCGTAAGGGTGTTCACCATCCAAACATGATCTGAATTATGtaatcactaaaaataataattttgaagtttaattcaataaaaatatagtaaaatttacggtccaacaataaaatttaaaaaatcatcatcaacaactcaaaattttatgcaattgttcaaaaagtataaaaattgttgaaatttttaagattttgatatcacaattaatcatttttcctATAGGTCATCATGACATTGGAGGAATATATAGAGTCACTTATACAAAAAAGaattatctataaatttataaataataatatatcaatcACATTTCTAAAGAAAGTAGAAAAAAGGGTAAGAGAAGAAAGGTCACACAAAGCAAGCACATCCAATAATAGCAAAAACAAGAAAGAGAAGCAGTACGACCTAGTCAAACATCCAATAATAGCAATTTTTTTTAACCATGTTAATCAAGGTTAACACATcattaatttttggttcaacCTATTGATTTGAGATGGCACGAAGCTAGCCGACATCAGATAAAGCCCCCTTGCAAATAATTGAAGCGGCTAATAACCATGAAACATTTTGTTCTAATTCATCAGGTAAGACAACCTGTTAAGAAAGTGGGTAGGTCCTAATAGCAGATGTTTTATTGCAACTTTGTTTCATTTGGGTTTCATTGCTTGGGTTAACTCATCATCAAAAGTTGaagaaatcattttaatattgagCAGCCTGTTCAACAGGTTGGCCAGCATTAGATAAAGCTCCCTTGCAAATAATTGAAGCAGCTAACAGGAAATATtgagatagaaaagaaaaaggaaagggaaaCTATGACACACTTCCTTCTAGTTCATGGTATGTGTCATGGAGCTTGGTGTTGGTACAAGATTGTGTCGCTGCTCAAATCAGGCGGTCACCGTGTTACTCCCTTGGATCTTGGTGCCAGTGGAATCAACCCCAAGACCATCACTGACTTGGCTTCCTTGTCCGATTATGCGGAGCCATTGATGGCATTAATGGCCTCTTTGCCTCAAGACGAGAAAGTGATACTAGTGGGTCATAGTTACGGTGGGGTTATCATTTCCTTAGCCATGGAACGCTTCCCCATGAAAGTATTGGCCGCTGTTTATCTCACAGCTTTTATGCCGAATCATGATTCTCCTATTGCGACTGCAGTAGCTGaggtaataatatatatgaagaAGGCTATGCGTTTGTATGTTCATGTATGTCTGTGTTTTAGTTATCTTCTGTtcggatttgaacttgggttgaATTTTTGTGTGGAAGATAGTACTTCAGAAGAGTTATGGCGGAGCCGCTCATGGATTTCCAGTTATTGTTTGAAGATGGGCCGGAAAATCCACCAACTCATGCCTTATTTGGACCAAAATACATGGAGGCAATGGTTTATCAACTCTCACCAAAAGAGGTTAGTTTATTTCATCTctataaataaatggttattAGATGAGCGTGATTTCTCGGTGCTGATGGTATAATGTTTTGTTGGAATTTGTAGGATATAGAATTGGCCAACACGTTGCTGAGACAAGGAAAGTGGTTCATGAAAGATTTGTCCAAGGAATCTCTGCTATCAAAAGAGAAATTCGGATCCGTTGATCGGGTTTATATAGTTTGCAAGGATGATTTGCTGATAAAAGAAAGCTTGCAGAAATGGTACATCGAAAATAGCCCTACAGATGATGTGAAAGTCATAGCTGGTGCCGATCATATGGCCATGTTTTCCAAACCCCAGGAGGTCTGCAAATGTCTCCAAGAAGTTGCTGAGAAATATAATTGATTCTCCAACTTtgtaatcaataaataaaacaatcttaaaataattatctatCAATAAAAATGGTTCTTTAAATTCCTGCCGAAATaaagttttaagctttttatttatatacctATTTAAGTCCTTAACATAAGCAAtcttttgcataaaataaaagattatttaattaaaaatcaaaagcttATTTAGGTCTAATACAAATACACACATAATCAAAGTTCTTCAAGGACTAGTGTTTTAGCATTGATGTTACGTAAGGGATAAGGTACACTGACATTTACAGATAACAAGGTAATGATCCCAATGAATGAAAGCAACATATGGCCAAAAAATCAATGGCTGCTTTAGCATGATGAACCACTTGAATAAGGGGCTATTATCAGGACATAAAGAAAGCAGAGTCCAAATCCATATAAACCCAAAGAGACCAGACAAATTCCAATCGTTTTTCCCTGAAATGGGAACGAGCATGTTGAGTAAAAGGTGATTGATATTATCTTAGTTCAGCCACGGCACAGCAGATATATATACCCTAACCTTGTAGCTTCCTTGCATTGCAGAAGATAGTGGCAAAATCATGGGATGGAATTCTAAAAGCCAATCTATGAACCCACCGTCTTTAAAAGAAATGCAGTCTCCAGAGCTGACTCTTTGCATTGAAGATATCTATTTTCCTCTACAACATCTATCGTTAGATTAAGTAGTATGGGGTGTTTGGGATCATAAATAGTTTGTTCACGAACTCGAGCGACCCATTTTGCCGCTTCCCAAACTCCAAATCTGAAAAAATGTTGAACAGAAAGGGATTATTGCCTACTTCAATTACAAGGGAAAAATATATCAACTAGAAGGCTCAATGTAGTACTAATAGTCGGCACTTCCGTTTACACGCACAAACAGATTTGATCAAGAATGAATTTCTGAAGTCCCAAGTGTATCTATATGCTGCTATTCAATCGTAAGTTAAGCTCACAAGTTCATGCATCTCTTTTTCTCTGGATGGCATATCTTTTAGTTTATCAGTGTCAAAAAATTGTAAGTTCAGATAACTGAACAAAACACGACACAGCTACAAGAAGGGCTACTTACCGTGTGTTGAAGGATGTGGAGACTAATACAGCTGGATAAAGAGCATTCTTCTGAATATTGTCATAGGGAGAAAATTTCCTTATGGCATGAAACTCATCAATATCCCCAGGGTAACCAAACTCTTCATAATCGGCAGCCGTCAGAGGTAAAATGGGGTATAGCAGAGTGTTGGTTGCATCTAAAAAAGGAACCTGAAACAGATCGAAGGATGAAATAAGTTTACATAgaactatgaaataaaataacaaaaccagCTTATTCCCATATGATATTCTAAATTACCTTGTACCATATATCCTAGAAGACAAATAGTGAAAAATGTTAGTCTgttttaccttttcttaccCATAAAATACAACAAAGGATTAATAATAGCGGAAAGACTCATAAGAATGCTGAAAACAAATGTGTCTAGTCAACACAAGCAAATTAAGACTATGCAGCAAGCATACGGGAGCAGACACAAAAGCAAAAGAGAAGATTTTTCAAACCTTCAAAACTGCAGCACGGAATAAATCCGGGCAGCAATTGATGGCTGAGGCAACCAGGAGTCCTCCGACACTATATCCCCAACCAGCAAGCTTGTTTTCTTGCACAATCTCTTTTTCAACAAGGTACTTTGCACAAGAGATGTAATCTTTGattgaattctgtttctttgtgCGTCGGCCATCATGATGCCATTTcttaccaccaccaccaccacctctGCAAGACATACCACCCATAAACCAAGAAAAAATTGTTATGTATGCTTTTTTTTTGGACATAAATTAGCTATAGAAAACTGAAGGCAGTGATAGCCAGGAAGAACTACTATAATCGTAATGGAAAACAAACCTTACATCAGCATAAGCAACAATCCAACCGCGATCAAGAAGACTTTTCAACTCACTACGCCACCTTTTATCAAGTATTTCACCATAAGCTCCATGTCCGTGAAGCAATCCAGGGCTTTGGCTATCCTTTCTATTTTTGCGTGAGTAAACAATAGTTAAAGGAACCATAGCCCCATCATAAGAAGAGACATAGTGATGTTCGCAAGCATAAAATTCAGAGAGGTCATTCCACAAGTTTCTGTCTTCAGATTTGACATCATTCATAGAAGAAAATTTCACATTTGTTGTCTTCTCAGCAATGGCTGAAGACAACGCTGTACCATACAAAATCCGGGTTCTTTCATGAAGCATATTTTGCTGTTGAACAATATTCCACTTGCCATTTGATAAGTCATAATCAACCACAGCATCAGGCATCtgtcaataattaaaaattaggaaTATCAATATTGATGAAAAATTGactaattttaacatatatggCAGGAAAACCGTGaaaataaacatgaataaagtaataaacatgATGTGAAAAAATTTAGATACATAACTAACAATATTACTTAAAATCATGAATGAAAATGCTGCCATATGAGCTACTCAATGTCATATTTTACTCATCCTAGAGGAGAAACATGAACAGTTTCTTGACCGTATTCAAATCAAGTAAGTATCAATCCAAATCataacaaaaattgtttatctctAGAAGCCATCCAGGAAACAAGTTGGTTTAAGCAGctaatattcaaaacaaaaaacctAAATTACAAACAATAAAGGAAACATATCTTCCATCATTGACACCACACATTTATAGCTCCATTAAGCTTTCTTTGTTTTCTAACCAATGCATATGTAGGATCCATGCATCAAACTCctataaaattactaataagtAGAGATGATAAGGGAATAGCCGTTCTACATTAAGAGCTAAATACAGTTCAGAAGGTAGTCATCTACATACCACAGGTGCTGATATTGTGAAGCGCATAGTTTTGGAGTAGTAGTCATAGTTTGGCCCAGGAGAAATGTTACAAACATGTTTTGGAAGAGGAAGGAAATGAGGCTGAAGCTCTCTCAGATGAACGGCTTGCTGCAATAAAACAGAAGACAGGAAGAGAGTATATGTAAGAATGCCATAAAGAAAAAGGGTAACAAGGGGGTTAAAGGAAGGGAGATGGAGTATGAGCAGTAagcacaaaaatatatatttcctaCCTTCCAACCAGGTAATGGTAGAGCAACAGAGCAGATTCCATATTTTCGACCTTCCCTTGTAAGAAGAACCAAGTGCGAGTTGCAGAAATCACCATCCTCTATGACCAAGTTTTGATCACCAATGAATACATTCTGTGGTCCATAAGACATGAGATTACTTAAATAACAAAGCGAGCATGGGTAAAATTTAACAGAGCAAGAAATGTCTATGGGCGTGAGCACATATCATTCAACCTCAGtgcaaaagggaaaaaaaaggtgCATTTATGAACTAGGGGACGAAAGAAAAAGATATGAAGGAAGTCATATTAGATTCACCAACCTCCCAAATTCTAGGATTGGATGAAGAATCAACAGGGCTTCGAAGAAGATAATGACTATCAACTATTTGTCCATCCTTGGGTGCAtcagtaaataaataaaggtatCCTTGATGATGCTCGAGAACGCAGTGAACAATACCTTCACTCTCCCAAACTAAGTTCATGCCGGAAAAGGGGTCAGCTGCATTTATCAGAAAGACCTAAAATATGGTAAGAAAGTGTTAACACCATTTGAGCATAATCATTTACAACAATCCAAGCCGATTACATGCCATTTTTGCATTCTTACCTTAGAAAATGTAGGAGAAAATGTATTAGCTGTCACAAAATGGAAATCTTTTGTGTGTCTTATGTTTACATAGACATTTTCATCTTGTTCTTCCAGCAGCAAAACATCTTCATCAGTTGATCCAATCATGCTACAGTATATCctaaaacaaaacatcaaatttCCAAGTGGACTCTGTTAAATTCATTTGACAACCAAAAAACTAATGAATAGATAAGTGAATTGATTATGAAGCCAGCAGTTTTCACCTATATGGCCTCTTATTTTCATCAGTAACGACATAGAGCAACGCCTGCCCATCCTTGACCCATGCCAAATTCGAAACACGATTTGCATGAGGCTTGCTGCATAATGCACCAGAATTCAAATTTCTCACAGATAACTTGAAGTAGTCATTGTCCTTATCATACATGGTGTATGCAAGAAA
This genomic window contains:
- the LOC105802205 gene encoding methyl jasmonate esterase 1, which gives rise to MTHFLLVHGMCHGAWCWYKVVSLLKSGGHRVTPLDLGACGINPKTITDLASLSDYAQPLMELMASLPEDEKVILVGHSYGGVFISLAMESFPKKVLAAVYVAALMPNHDYPIATGLMELLKRIMAEPLLDFQVWFDDGSESPPTRALFGPKYTETKVYHLSPKEDIELGLTLMRQGKLFLKDLANESLLSKEKFGSIHRVYIVCKDDLLVEESMQKWYIENSPTEDVKFIAGADHMPMFSKPHELCKCLQEVAHQYN
- the LOC105802204 gene encoding methyl jasmonate esterase 1 isoform X1 — translated: MTHFLLVHGMCHGAWCWYKIVSLLKSGGHRVTPLDLGASGINPKTITDLASLSDYAEPLMALMASLPQDEKVILVGHSYGGVIISLAMERFPMKVLAAVYLTAFMPNHDSPIATAVAEYFRRVMAEPLMDFQLLFEDGPENPPTHALFGPKYMEAMVYQLSPKEDIELANTLLRQGKWFMKDLSKESLLSKEKFGSVDRVYIVCKDDLLIKESLQKWYIENSPTDDVKVIAGADHMAMFSKPQEVCKCLQEVAEKYN
- the LOC105802204 gene encoding methyl jasmonate esterase 1 isoform X3, with translation MTHFVLIHGMCHGAWCWYKIVSLLKSGGHRVTPLDLGASGINPKTITDLASLSDYAEPLMALMASLPQDEKVILVGHSYGGVIISLAMESFPMKVLAAVYLTAFMPNHDSPIATAVAEYFRRVMAEPLMDFQLLFEDGPENPPTHALFGPKYMEAMVYQLSPKEDIELANTLLRQGKWFMKDLSKESLLSKEKFGSVDRVYIVCKDDLLIKESLQKWYIENSPTDDVKVIAGADHMAMFSKPQEVCKCLQEVAEKYN
- the LOC105802200 gene encoding uncharacterized protein LOC105802200, with the translated sequence MLRHLRTTVRHRSTIILWHHHNHYHRSAKYNPPKTANPPSPPKPPKAPQKPQTFTFHDVTWEDPYSWMSSLQDKVAMRHMDMYMEQEEKYTEAVMSDTERLQTKLQSEMASRLNFDLSTPPLRWGPWLYYRRVEEGKQYPVLCRRLASLNEEFISLKSPSSGFDFTSGKRIEQKLLDYNQEAERFGGYAYEELSEISPDHKFLAYTMYDKDNDYFKLSVRNLNSGALCSKPHANRVSNLAWVKDGQALLYVVTDENKRPYRIYCSMIGSTDEDVLLLEEQDENVYVNIRHTKDFHFVTANTFSPTFSKVFLINAADPFSGMNLVWESEGIVHCVLEHHQGYLYLFTDAPKDGQIVDSHYLLRSPVDSSSNPRIWENVFIGDQNLVIEDGDFCNSHLVLLTREGRKYGICSVALPLPGWKQAVHLRELQPHFLPLPKHVCNISPGPNYDYYSKTMRFTISAPVMPDAVVDYDLSNGKWNIVQQQNMLHERTRILYGTALSSAIAEKTTNVKFSSMNDVKSEDRNLWNDLSEFYACEHHYVSSYDGAMVPLTIVYSRKNRKDSQSPGLLHGHGAYGEILDKRWRSELKSLLDRGWIVAYADVRGGGGGGKKWHHDGRRTKKQNSIKDYISCAKYLVEKEIVQENKLAGWGYSVGGLLVASAINCCPDLFRAAVLKVPFLDATNTLLYPILPLTAADYEEFGYPGDIDEFHAIRKFSPYDNIQKNALYPAVLVSTSFNTRFGVWEAAKWVARVREQTIYDPKHPILLNLTIDVVEENRYLQCKESALETAFLLKTVGS